One region of Miscanthus floridulus cultivar M001 chromosome 19, ASM1932011v1, whole genome shotgun sequence genomic DNA includes:
- the LOC136526230 gene encoding uncharacterized protein — MASLGVMSPGERLTPPLLCPAAAPRPAALPASRSAPGCPAPPVVPRPAAPRAPTPTTVPPLARPPPPPRAPRRAPGPPQRARLPRAHHRAPRAWPPPPPRAPWPPAARGGRRSRPPEEPHPTARLNPPEVPHPSRAARPRPLAGPPRGGGEPPRHPSATGEGGGPHATRQPRPHYPSCPPPSQGAPPRPLDVAPSTTLAPSAASDVPPMSRYALPSLHGLQCW; from the exons ATGGCCTCTTTGGGAGTCATGTCACCTGGTG AACGGTTGACGCCGCCGCTGCTTTGCCCCGCCGCTGCCCCGCGCCCCGCCGCCCTCCCGGCCAGCCGCAGCGCGCCCGGCTGCCCCGCGCCCCCCGTCGTACCGCGGCCGGCCGCCCCGCGCGCCCCGACGCCCACCACCGTGCCGCCCCTCGCgcggccgccaccaccaccccgcGCGCCCCGCCGCGCTCCCGGCCCGCCGCAGCGCGCCCGGCTACCCCGCGCCCACCACCGTGCGCCCCGCGCctggccgccaccgccaccccgcGCGCCCTGGCCCCCGGCCGccagaggagggaggaggagcaggccaccGGAGGAGCCCCACCCCACCGCTCGCCTCAACCCGCCAGAGGTGCCCCAccccagccgcgccgcccgcccacGCCCGCTGGCCGGCCCGCCtcgaggaggaggagaacctcCGCGCCATCCGTCGGCcaccggagaaggaggaggaccccACGCCACCCGCCAACCCCGTCCACACTATCCGTCGTGCCCGCCCCCATCCCAAGGTGCCCCGCCCCGGCCCCTTGACGTCGCCCCGTCCACGACCCTCGCCCCGTCCGCGGCCTCCGACGTCCCTCCGATGTCCAGGTATGCCCTTCCCTCGCTTCATGGTttacaatgctggtga